A single window of Diachasmimorpha longicaudata isolate KC_UGA_2023 chromosome 12, iyDiaLong2, whole genome shotgun sequence DNA harbors:
- the LOC135168159 gene encoding uncharacterized protein LOC135168159 produces MIHNQDDISDVDQLSYLRSALTGPAFDKIKMLSVTTGNYTRAWKLLDETYSDKRLIISRYLNLLLDLPKQEHETAKGLSQLIDDTRQNYEMLRMIGIELTEEIVVTILENKLHRSTADDWDEAINKGTFPSLDDFLNFLSRRANRLAIGNTNKSWTETSRHRDSNKFSSPYNYQNIRRNEKRTHAQAFITNTHSTCFHCKKEAHPLFLCAEFRNMPASKRLKIVHEHTSCINCLRNNHQLDDCYSQKNCRLCEERHNISLHHALLAEKTSSKKEGMSE; encoded by the coding sequence ATGATCCACAATCAAGATGACATCAGTGACGTTGACCAGCTCTCGTACCTCCGCTCTGCATTGACCGGGCCAgcatttgataaaattaaaatgctGTCAGTAACCACCGGGAATTACACTCGAGCTTGGAAATTGTTGGATGAGACATACTCCGACAAACGACTCATAATTTCCAGATACCTCAATTTATTACTGGATTTACCGAAACAAGAGCACGAAACGGCTAAAGGCCTTTCACAACTTATAGATGACACACGCCAGAACTATGAAATGTTGAGGATGATAGGAATCGAACTGACAGAAGAAATCGTAGTCACAATTCTGGAAAACAAACTTCATCGCTCCACTGCTGATGACTGGGACGAGGCAATCAACAAGGGCACGTTTCCATCACTCGAcgattttctgaattttctaTCACGCAGAGCAAATCGCCTCGCCATCGGTAATACGAACAAGTCGTGGACAGAAACCAGCCGCCATCGGgattcaaacaaattttcatcACCTTACAATTACCAAAACATAAGGAGAAATGAGaaacgcacacacgcacaggCTTTCATTACGAACACCCATTCAACCTGCTTTCATTGCAAAAAGGAAGCACATCCACTCTTTTTATGCGCAGAATTCAGGAACATGCCAGCCAGCAAACGATTGAAAATCGTCCATGAACATACATCCTGCATCAACTGTCTGCGCAACAATCACCAGCTTGATGACTGCTATTCGCAAAAAAACTGCCGCCTCTGCGAAGAACGGCATAATATATCACTGCATCATGCACTCCTCGCTGAGAAAACGTCATCAAAAAAAGAAGGTATGTCAGAATAG